The genomic interval ATAATGACATGTCCTAACTGCCTAAGCGGGGGTTTAGTATtgttgctgcatctctttgactgaTTGTAGGAACCTGTGCTCTGGCCTGACACACAAAGTGAGCATGTATACACACCTTCTTCAGTTCATTTGTATTATACGCTGAAGAAGGCTTGGGCTATGCGTTGGCGTTTGTAACAGTCCAGGTAGGACACGCGTTTCTGAATTCCTCAAAATAGGGCATTTATATGTACGCTGATGGACTGGTGTCTGGTCTAAGATGAATCACGGCCTCAGACCTTGAATATGGCCACCTCAGTTCCTTAAACCACTAAATGGGTTAAAATGTTGTTAGAAGTTACTTATGACATTAAAAGCAGACCCAATAACCCAAGATCCAGCAGCAGTAAGATGATTGCTCCTTTAGCTCAACAAGTCATTATTCTAAAAGCACAAAGCTTGTGGGTTCAAAAATCATAACCTATTCACCTCCTATAAATTAACTTGGAAAAACTGTCAGGGAAATTCAATGACATTATGTAATTTTCTATGGCCCTTTGCTTAATAAATTACTATATCACCTAAAGATTAAAAATGACTGAACTAAATGCTTAAGGTGTTGACCCTAATTTAATCTCTAGATTGACGATCAATATAAAGCAGGCCATGGCCGCCATAGGCATCGTAACTTTCATAGACGGGGAGGTTTTTCCACTCAGGCTGGTAGGTGGTTGTGCTATATACAAAGGCTTTCATTCTTCTTGGTGCATCTGCTGATTGCCCAGATGGTGTGCTCTCTCCCGCCCACTGTTTCACCTCCAGCTCCACCGATGTGCGCTGGTACATGTGAGGACAACCCTCAAACTCATCCAGAAACTGCAGCATCTGGGAATCCACACAGTAAACCTCCCCCTCGACCTGCCGGCCCACGCCTGGGATGTTCAGCAGGAAGGGGATGTTGTATTTGCCTGCAATCACCAGCGGGAACCTCTCAATGGTGCGTGCGCCGCAGCAGTACTCAGCATGTCCGTTCCTCTCGTCTGTCATTCTGAAGTAGTTGGGCTGGCCTTTCTTCAGGGTGCCATACACAAAGACACGAGCCATGTGGGCAGTGACAGTGACCAGCGTCTGGGACAGTTGGACACCAAGAGTGTCAGTTTACAGAAAGAGTTTATCAACAAGCTATGCATTTGAGTTTTGAGCTACTTATAGTCTGAGGGGCAGATAATTTACATTAGAAATACAGATTAGATAACAAAAGTATTACTCTCAAATCAGTAATATTTTTCATAGAGATACCACAACTTAAAACATGCACAGAATAGGGTCATGCTATGatttacaataaataaacacGCCTCTGATGTCAGCTTGGGATTACAGAGATCTTATCACTcaaaaaaacactgtaaaaCAGTTCCAGGTCTTATTCGACAAACTTAATGCCATTTACCAGTCATAATTCCTCCAATATGAGAACAATTTGTCGAGTGTTTCTTAAATACATCAAGAAGAAATCCAGAAAATGCAGCAGAAATCATTTAACTGTAGGCATTACTACTGAATGTTTGGTTAAAACTCCTTAAATGTTATACAGGACCAAAGACCACAATGAATAAATAGAGACGCAGGACGTATTAGCCAATGTTTGTCAAAAATCAAAGGATCAGCATTGGGGTATCAGTCTTGGTCTATATTGCAGGCCAATATTAATTTATACTTTAGTCAAATATTcaagttagcagcaccagagctaaagacataACTAGTAAAATAATAGCAGCGATTGCATTGGACGATCAGCCTTTTTCTGTAGTGAAGGATGAGGGATTTCCTCAGCTCACCCCTTACAACCTCACTACAACCTTCCGTCACACCTAGTACTCCGTCTCTGATGTGGTTGCTGCACACACCTACAGAAGGAATGAGTCTGTTGCTGGCGTTATCATTATTGTGCCCGTCACCTGTTCCGTAACTACAGACACTAATCACTTAATGGCTATTCATTATTCACTATTCACATCATTAAGCGAATTGGTCAATAAGCCAGATATTTAAACCATACTGTACTGGTAGTGGGTTTCTGCCAGCAATCTTTACATATCATTTTAATGTCACCATTGCACCATTTATAACATTCTTATTATATTCATAAATGTTTATAgagtagtgtactgtatactgtaatgAACAGAGTAGAGCAAATCAGCTCCAATATACATTACTTAGATTTGTATACTGTCACTCTAAAAACATGCACGGCAACAAATGCTTAAAAATAATAGGAATGTACTCAATAAAAGTTTGTTTTTCGTGTCGTTTTATACTTTTAAATTCATCCAGCACAATCTTTACTAAATAAACTAAATGTAgcaaatttattaaaatctACTAAATTTTTCTAGACTTGTCAGCAACACGCGTAAATTCAGCTGGCTGGAAAAAATACCTACTGAAGGACGTACGTTGGTTCTACCTGCCAAGAACACACAGCTGTCATTATACAAACGGAGGAAGCAGAGAAACGTCCCCACTTTCCGTTGACACATCAATAAGAAAAGGTATGTACACAATCATCATTTCTTCTACTCTTTTTTTAAAGGagttttaattattatatttttcttgGAACTGTTTTGCCGTTCGCTCGATTCCCATTGCTTACATATACCTTTAAGTAAATTTGACATTAACTGAGTGGAACATATCGTACAATGACTTTGATAGATTATCAAAGGAAGACAGATTATTCATTACATCATTGTTACATTCAGTACAGTATGCATTCACTTGGTTAATAAGTAAGAAGGTGAATTCTGATTCTTTCAGTCAACATTTTCTGTAAACTAGCCATGTTAGCTGTCCCTCCTGATGAACAGTCATTATTTTCCTGAAATTGATATGATAAATGGAGATTTCAGTCTGTAACATTAATGTAACTTTCTCAGCTCACCAGACTGTTAGTGAAAGTTGTCAGTTAACTGACTTTCAAGCATTCTAGTTAAGGTTAACCTTATTCATCTTAATCTCCAGATACTTTGGACTGTTTTCTCTGTGTAAAAAAATCAAGATATGCTAAATATTAATTTGTCTTAGAACTTTGTATAGACTTGCAGCCAGAACTCAAAGAAACTACATTGTTATATTAGAAACtacatttgcatatgtgtgttttgttattAAATTGATCAGCACCATCATTAAATTCAAAGTATATAAGCTTTAAGTTTAAGGGAGTTGGTTTCACTCTAACTCTTAGTTTAGCCTGAGATGGCAGTGTACAGTATGCAGTGGGACCCTGCAGTGTAAAAGGACTCTTCTAAAGCACTATAGACTGGAACACGACACTCGTTCTGTTCCACGTCCACATTTTGATTGCTTTTGCTCTTTTAAAACATGGAATGCACTTCCATGGAAGAGCTGAAATTAATCTCTGGCATAGCATCTTTTCCAGTTATAAAAAATATCATTGAGGTTAATCTCAAGAAACGTGATTGGTTAAGGAAATATACAAAGCTAACCCAATGACTGAAGGCCTCAGTGAAGGTGGTCCAGTTTCACCTTCTTTTAAGAGAAAAGCATTTTTCAAGAAGAATTTTAACACTGTTGAACTAGTGGAATACTCCAGTCACAGATGTTTTCAGTATGTTCCAGCTCTTCAGTCCTTACAGTAGGTTTTTTGTAACAGAGAAATTGCAGTGAAGCCATTTTCAAGTGTAGAGAGGAAGAGTAGCATTTTCATGATGGAAATCATTACAATGAAAACTCTGAGAATGATTGTCCCGCTCATCCTATATGTGGATGATTTTGAAATATGTAATCCACTTGGGACTTCcagaaagaaacagaaaatatcTGCCGTTTACTTCGCTTTGGCAAATGTGCCTTCAGAGTTGAGTTGCAGTTACCTTGCAGTCCTCAGTAAGTCTGCTGACATGAAGAAATTTGGATATGAAAAGGTTCTTGAACCACTTCTCAAATACCTGGCTAATGTTGCAACAGGAAGGAGTTTATATCGCCAGTTCAGGAAATATCGAAGGCACTGTCTATTGTACTGCACCCTGCAATGACAATGAGGTGCCCCCTTATTAATCTGAAGTACCtcaaaacactgaaatatataGGTTTTCCTAGAAACCTCAACCGCTACCCCACTCTTTGGCTAATCAAAATCTATCTTATTGAAACTAAACAAGTTAATTAACTGAGCTGATTATTAAATTTAAGAAATACATGGAATATCTGGGAtacccctgaggagaggtttgggaactgaagtggttTTCATCTAGCTACCCAACAAGATATCAGCATCAGATTatggagaacagaaaaaaatcatgttagtttttaattgttttacttttaatttgcatatattctaatgtaaaataactgttttgtttttgtaagaAAAAAGTTAATTACCCAGGTAAATCGTTTTAAACGTTTGCTTTGAGTGCCTAAGACttgacatctatctatctatctatctatctatctccgTAGTATCCACAGTTACACCTCTCTTACGGAGTTTATCATACGTGTCCGCCTTTCTCGGTTTCCCTGATCACGTGTCAGTTAAACATTTCCTGTGCATGCGCCCAATACCACAATACACACATTAGGTCTTGAGCTTTCAGTTCCTATTACCGAAGCGGCGTCTCATTCCAGCTTCTGCCATAACCACAAACACTAACAAACCTGGTCAGCATATTCTGAAGAACAGGTGAAATATTACAGAACCAGGCGTTAGAACAGACTGATGGATAAACTGTATTAACCCCCAAGAGCAAACTAAGGTGCAAACAGCACCGGCAAGAGAAACAGTAAGTCAAAATAATAAAAGGTACTTACATTGTGTATGAGAACATATCAACTAATAATGCTAATGTTCGGGATACAGagcaaataaatataaatatggtGCATATAATGCACGAAATAAAGTGCCATCTTTACCCTGTTCAAGATCGTTTTTGCCGGTTGGGTTTCCAATTACAAGACTGTAAAACACGCTTTCCCATATTCCGTGGTCCGTCACTTTCACACATAGTTTCAGGGACAACTGGATATACTCCTGCCATAGAAGTCACaagaaataaacattaaatgaaCTGAACTTACCTTCGCCAGACTCCCTGTTCAGCAGATGACTTTGAAAGCACGAAGTTTATGCCACACCTACGATGTGTAAGGGCTACGGCAACCTTTGTAGGACAAAAATctctttatatttatatttaaccaTGCGCTTTTATATATGAattcttttatttattgttagagTACTGTTCTCGAACCAATTAACCAAATCGGATTTAAACATATACAATGAGCCAGACTTATAAaatttctgttatttatttatcagaatGAACACTGCAATACAAATATCAAATGAATATTTGCAACATTATAGGCCAGTTTGTGTCAGACAGTCGTCTTGTGCTGCTGGTGGAGTTTACGTCGCAGCATGCTGTAGTTCTCCCTGGTGCCTGCCGCATTGGGGTCGAGCTCTAAGGAGAGCTCGTAGTGCTTCTTAGCAAAGTCCAGTTTCCCCCAGCGATGGTACAGAACAGCTGAAATGGAACCACAGTCACTTCTCAGCACAGCAAGTACATGTATTATTATACTGTGTATGTATTGTAACATTCCTCTCAACCTAAGGTCACTGAAAGCAAAGTGTACACATTCAGGGTTGTTAGAAAtataagaaaatgaaatgtcTTACCAAGGTTGCCGTGGCAACTGGCGGCATTAGGGTTAATTTTCAGTGAATTAAGGAAGAAACTCTCCGATTCCTGAAAGGGATTCAGACATTACTatatttaatgaatgaatgaatgaatgaattcatACTATATTTAACTGTAGTACTTATTGGTCATGCCTGATATTTTGAAACCTTGAACATATTACAGATTTTGGGAGGGTATGTGGGTCTGTTAGTGACCGGCAGTTCAAATCGCCGGGTCTGCAGAGTGACTTAACGATTGGACCCCTGAGCAAAGCCTTTAACGTTCATTTTCCCCAGCGACTGTCtggactctgctttctcaatccTACAGTGCTTTGGATGAAAGGACCAGCCAAACAAATGAAATGTTAATACTGGATATATATTCCAAAAATACAAAGTGCCAGTCATTTTCAGTCTCCTCATCAGGTACCAAAAAATTACTGAAAACAGGCAAATATAATTTAACCAGAACACAAGAAAGTGAATAATACTTTTCTAAAGAATTTTAAATGCATGAAATATAACAACACTTTGAATAAACAACTTAAGCAGTTACTGTACCTTGTATTTCTGCTGTTTACCAAGAACATTAGCCAAAGAAAACATAATTGTGTGGTCTTTGGGCAGAAGTTTCAATGCTTCTTTACCAACCCTTTCAGCCTGAGCCAGGTTGCCTTGGGGAGAGAAAAAACATTAAAGCTGAGATATTATAATTAACCTGTTTATGAGGTATTCTGAATAAAGCCTGACTTCTCTGTCATAAAGATAGAAAACAGAAGTGCCAATGTAATGGCatcataatttaaaaaagttttgttttcagtGAACAAAACTGATTATTGGCCTCAAGAATGTTGCAAAGGAAGCTTTAAATGTGAACTGGGGGTTTAGGTCTCACAAGGTGGAGACAAAGCTCTTCATTACAGCATCAGGCGTTGAAGATGAGTCACGCTGGTTGGCAGATAGCTGGGTAGGCTGCGGCTTTCTCCCTTATGCTTCTTATGGTGACATATACAGGCGGCTGTCACAGCGTACTGATACAGTCTCAGTGAACTTATCCTGCGTATTTTCTACATGCTCTGCTGCCATAAACAATAAGAGCAAGCTTTCTGTTATTACTGTGCATGTAATTGGTTATCTTAGGCATGTTTTTTAAGTGTCCGTTTCCTGTGTTTACACTGTCAGTTATCTTAAAAGCACTGAAATGCTTGAAGTCAGATTGTTCCCTGATAAGGATCTGTACTCATGCTTTTTAAAGAAAAGGAAATATTACCATTAATTCTCACTTAACCACACTTTCTTTATAGTGTTCTAGGGAACACAAACAAGGTCTGACAGGAGTTACAGTTGGTTCTTTAAAAGACTGAATTACGGCGAAAAATACATTCATCTTCCTTGAAAATAATTTGTGACAGAAAACTAGCTGCAGCTGTGACAATTATAACTTCACAAAATGTACCTTTTTTCAGAAAATGTGTTACATTTGCAAGAACAAAGTAAGTTGTCAAGGAAAATACGCATTTGTACTAGATCCATTGACTAGGAAAAAACTGAGAGAAATGTTACAACATGCCTCAACTtctaaaaacatttataaagtATTCTATGTGGAAAAGctggctggggacaccctgccACTGCCGGTAGCAGAAAACAGCAGCGTGTGAAGCACTGCAGGCAGACATGTCTGTACCTGTGTTGTCGAGCAGAATCACCATGTTGTTCCAGGCCAGGCTGTGGTCTGGTTTTAGCATAGTGGCATTCCTCCACGCATTGAGGGCATCGAGGTGCCGGTTCAGATCTGCGTACTGTGGATGAAAGTGCCGTGAGGGGACAGAAATGGGGACGCGAGGGGGCAGGAAATTACCTACACGTAGAgctgggtaattcaggtccgtagagtaaaagtccagaccaagattttgtttcaaccaaccagttgagcatcaagagtcacagagtattcaactggttggttgaaacaaaatcctagtctggacttttactgaACCTGAATTACACAACTCTGCTCACATGCCATTAATACATCACAAGTCTAAAGAATGCTTAAAACGGTCTGTCACATGGTCCACCTACTGCCCTCACGTGACAAAAAGTGTCTTTGGAGAACTCGTACTGTGAAAAAGGGTTCCTTACGAGTCGTCCAAGGTTGTAGTAGCAGTCAGGATATTTTCTCCTGAATTTGATGGCGTTCCAGTAGCTCTGTTCAGCATCATCAAATCTTTTCAGACTGTTCTGCACAATTCCCAGATTCATCCATGCTGCAGCAAAGTCAGGCCTAGAGAAAAGCACATGGTTGTTTAGGCATTAAAGAAAGCCTTTGGCGTGAGGTGTCGCCCAGATACAAACTGAATGTGAACCGCTTTGGCGTGAGGTGTCGCCCGGATACGCACTGAATGTGAACCGCTTTGGCGTGAGGTGTCGCCCGGATACGCACTGAATGTGAACCGCTTTGGCGTGAGGTGTCGCCCGGATACGCACTGAATGTGAACCGCTTTGGCGTGAGGTGTCGCCCGGATACGCACTGAATGTGAACCGCTTTGGCGTGAGGTGTCGCCCGGATACGCACTGAATGTGAACCGCTTTGGCGTGAGGTGTCGCCCGGATACGCACTGAATGTGAACCGCTTTGGCGTGAGGTGTCGCCCGGATACGCACTGAATGTGAACCGCTTTGGCGTGAGGTGTCGCCCGGATACGCACTGAATGTGAACCGCTTTGGCGTGAGGTGTCGCCCGGATACGCACTGAATGTGAACCGCTTTGGCGTGAGGTGTCGCCCGGATACGCACTGAATGTGAACCGCTTTGGTGTGAGGTGTCGCCCGGATACGCACTGAATGTGAACCGCTTTGGCGTGAGGTGTCGCCCGGATACGCACTGAATGTGAACCGCTTTGGTGTGAGGTGTCGCCCGGATACGCACTGAATGTGAACCGCTTTGGGGTGAGGTGTCGCCCGGATACGCACTGAATGTGAACCGCTTTGGCGTGAGGTGTCGCCCAGATACGCACTGAATGTGAACCGCTTTGGCGTGAGGTGTCGCCCGGATACGCACTGAATATGAACCGCTTTGGCGAGCAGCTCCTCAGCTTCCAGAAGCTCGTTCCTCTCCTTCAGGATATTCCCCAAGTTGTTCATTGCATGGACGTACTTTGGATGCAATCTGCCGAGAAAAGTTTACCATGTCCTATAAGCAGACAACAATTGCCAGTCTCTCTAATTAGTGTATCTAATGAGGTGTTACCTCACGGCTTCTCTGTAATATCTGATTGCAGCACTCTGATTACCACGGTCTGCCAGGTTTTTCCCAACATTGTAATGAACCTGAGAAAAAGGCATTAGGAAAAGTAATAAtacatattaaaacaatattaagGTATTTCAACCTTGTAGAAAGGTTCAGAACCTTAACAAAACAAAGGATATTTAAAGCACATATCTTGTTGCTGTCTCAAAAAGTTTTTACTAAAGAGTTTGTAAATCACCTGCAACTAAAAAGTGATTAAGTATTAGTAAACATACTTAGAAATGTGTCACACTGGAGCCTTAGTGGTCCGCTCCTTAGCTATCTAGGAACTGTTACTCATCATTTCATAATATATACTAGTAAATAAAAAGATTCACTTACAAATTTCGAAATTTATTATGAAGATATTTTGTCtcataaaaatatttactaaGGAGCTTGTAACTGCTTAATTATGACTTATTTCTGAGTACAATTACTAACCCATtactttacatttgcaagtgatttgtaagctgttttgtaaatgcCAGAAGCAAGATATGATTGTAACACATTTCTAAATTTGTTTCTGAATGAATCTTTGTATCTATTAATGTATTATCAGGTTATTAATAATAGCTCATTAATAGTTAAGGAGCAGACCATAAACTGTCACCAAAAGACCACCGATTACGAACAGGAACGCGACATATGAACAATGCGCAAATGAAACAGTGCAGAACAGTGTGAGTGCGGGGAGAGGCCCTGACCTTGGCGTTGAatgggcagacagacagagcgcTGCTGAAGAGGCTCTGCTCGGATCGCCACTGGTGACTGCGGAAAGCACAGCGGGCCATGTTGGTGCACAGCAGTGCCAGCAGGGCGAGGCGGAGCGGCTTCTGCTGGAACGCAGCGGCGGAACATAAGGGTCAAGACCGGCGATATAAAGCCAGTGAGCAAAAACTGGAGTCGAGCAGCTGAGAACAAAACTGGTGCTTGATATCACCGAGGTCAGTTGCCATTCACCTGACGGTCCCTCCGAAGGCTGCAGACCACCCCCACGCCGTAGGTCACTATCAGACAGTAGCCGGCTGTGGAGAGGTAGAGGACACGCTCCGCTATGACGAACCCAACTCTGAAGAAGAGGTTACTGGCAGGGAGAAATGGCACCACCAGCAGGACCAGCCCAAGCGTAAGAACCCTGTCCCATTAAAGGAAACCAGTCACTTTCTTTTGGTATTTTCATCTAGACGATAAAATATAATGACAATAGTTACATTATTTCCATTTACAGTActagtcaaaagtctggacacgcCTGATTTTTAATGCATCTGTCTCTATTTTAGATATCTTAATCATTTTATAGTAAAAGGCCTTGAGGCAATGATGTAAAACATCAATTATTGTGATGACCTAGAAAAGTGTTCAGTGAAATTTCTGAAATTTTATACTCTTCAGAATAGCCCCCTTTTGCATCAATGACAGCACAGAAGACTCTTGGCACTTTCAagcagcttccagatgtagccacctggaaagCTTCTCCTATAGttctgaaggagtttccacaaggtTTAGCCACAAGTTGACtgccttgctcttactctttgaTCCAACAAATCCCCAACCAGCTCTGTAGGGTTTAGGTCAGGGGATTGTGGTGGGTGCTACAGCACTTCATATCTctccttgttcacaagataatacttaCTACATGatctcagtggggggggggggtgcttagGGTCATTACCtcgttgaaaaacaaatgattttcattaCTCGTGTCTAGACTTTCAACTGGTACTTCACACTAAGTACTGATAAAAACctataaaatgtaacaaaaactATTGAACCAGTGAAACAACTGTCTGAACTTGTTTTTAAcaggtaaactttaaaaatgaaaataacacaCAAAACTCCACAGAGCAGGAGAGCAAAGAAACCTCATACAGATAAGTTGGTAAAAGCTCAGACTATGGACAGTCCTGTACACTGGAGTGATCTGTGGATTTACCTTCTTCTGTGACCATCCGCTGAGCATAAAGCTTGGATGGTCAAGCTCCCCAGGCCTCCCCAGAGGAGGATTGGCCACATCACTCTCCAATCAAGAGCAGATTCGATGAGAGGCACACAGCCCATCGACCAATCAAAGCACAGCCACCAGGGGCACAGGAGCAGCCATGTGTTCAAGAAGTAGTAGTAGTGATAGTTTATAGCCTGCTGACCATGTGAGGAGCAGACATGGTACAAAATACATTAGATACATAGACAGCCTGAGGACTCCATGGACAGTAACTGTTTAAAACAATgagaacacaaaaaaacatttatccacTCAAATATGCAAGTTTTGCAAATGCAATATAGACTTAGTATCAAGAAAAATGAGTCACAATGTGAGACTGACATGCACTGTCAATCATTGCCTGCTCTAACTAATTGGTAATGATCTATAATAGCCTGTGCTTGATAATCAGTGAAAACCTCACCTACCATGGGTTTCAAATATTAATTTCTGATAGTACTACTTAATagttccatccattcatccggTCAGGGATGTTGGGAGGGACATACCCACACAgcaggaggagaacatgcaagctccccacacacagcaggaggagaacatgcaagctccacccacacagcaggaggagaacatgcaagctccccacacacagcaggaggagaacatgcaagctccacccACACAGCAGGAAGAGAAACTGCAAGCTCCACCCACACAGCAGGAAGAGAAACTGCAAGCTCCACCCACACAGCAGgaagagaacatgcaagctcctcACACACAGCAGAAGTGGCATTAGAACCCCAACATCCACCACAGGGAACCACTCTGCCACCCTAACGGTACTTCACTACGGATACCGTCATCATACCGTCATCATCACCAACAGCACAATCAAGAAAGAGTTTATCATCTTACTCACTCTAAGAAACACATTTTCTTGAAAGGAAGCTGGGTTGTCTACTTCAGTGAAGGCTGGGGGACCAGTACCCATGATCCTCCAGCGTGTGTACAACAGGAGGCCTCCTCCAAAGGTGAGCAGAGCTACCCGTGTTAGGAAACCCCGTTTAAAGAATACAGTAACCTGGCACAcggagaagaaaaaaagaaagaggacATCTTAACTCTGTCAACTGGCCTCTGTTTTTCTGTATACAAATGGCTCTAGGGTCTGAAATATACCTCTGCTAATTTTCCTTTTAATATGACTCTCTTGCTAAGTTCCAAGATATTTATGTTGCAGATCAGGAGGATGTCGAAGGCAGCGTTTACTCCCTGAGTGCAGAGACCGAAACACAAGCTCAGTAAATGAATGAAGGTGCACAAATGAAAAAAGGAATAAAGCATTTATGGCAGGACAAAATCTATGAGACAGTAAGTTAGAAATTCTCTCAAGGTGCCATGGGAGAAAATATAATTCACATTTTGAAACGCTGCTAATGACTCAGTGTCCTAAACGTCAATTTCCGAAATTCCTACCAGAACCGTGATTCCTTGTTCCTTGCAAAGCATGGCAACAGCACACAGCATGAGGCTGATGATGACCCATCGCGCAGAGAAGATCTCACCTTTATGGTTAcctgaaaagaaaaatgtgCCGAAAAACCTGAACGGACCCATGCACAAAGGGTTAATTTGATTTTTACGTCCAATAATTAACATTACAAAATGGTCTGCCCAGGTCAgctaatttatatttttataaatattcttAAACAATTATAAATTTATATCAAAATATAGCCCGTGCATcacagaatttttttaaatgatcaaatTTCCATTTTATTCTTACCTCTCTGGAAAGCTCTGCAATATGTAAGAAAGGATAACTGGAAGAACAGGGCACATAAGAGGTCAGCCCTGCCCACAATGCCTGCCACCTTCGGTAGGAAAGAAAAGCCTGTGAGATTCCATTACGGCCCACCAACCCCCATACTGACCCTCTCTCAAATAGAGAGAGCCTCTCATCCATTTCCCTAGGAAGTCAAACAGCCTGGCAGAGAAAATCTTATGCATCCATTAGATCGGTTTCACATGTTCACCAATATGTCAGCCACATGAAAGCAACCCGCATGCCACATTTCCTGCAGGCTCTACGGAATGTGCCGCTTTCCACACCTTGTGTTTCG from Paramormyrops kingsleyae isolate MSU_618 chromosome 16, PKINGS_0.4, whole genome shotgun sequence carries:
- the tmtc4 gene encoding protein O-mannosyl-transferase TMTC4 isoform X2; its protein translation is MALPEVHWERHVLLPAASPCHSRIVVGMAALLCFINSYDGDFVFDDSEAIINNKDLKPETPLNNIWGNDFWGTNLSSNTSHKSYRPLTVLTFRLNYLLAGGLHPVGFHVLNIALHSVISVLMIDVFAILMGGTVSQAPKSSFLAALLFAVHPVHTESVAGIVGRADLLCALFFQLSFLTYCRAFQRGNHKGEIFSARWVIISLMLCAVAMLCKEQGITVLGVNAAFDILLICNINILELSKRVILKGKLAEVTVFFKRGFLTRVALLTFGGGLLLYTRWRIMGTGPPAFTEVDNPASFQENVFLRAINYHYYYFLNTWLLLCPWWLCFDWSMGCVPLIESALDWRVMWPILLWGGLGSLTIQALCSADGHRRRVLTLGLVLLVVPFLPASNLFFRVGFVIAERVLYLSTAGYCLIVTYGVGVVCSLRRDRQQKPLRLALLALLCTNMARCAFRSHQWRSEQSLFSSALSVCPFNAKVHYNVGKNLADRGNQSAAIRYYREAVRLHPKYVHAMNNLGNILKERNELLEAEELLAKAVHIQPDFAAAWMNLGIVQNSLKRFDDAEQSYWNAIKFRRKYPDCYYNLGRLYADLNRHLDALNAWRNATMLKPDHSLAWNNMVILLDNTGNLAQAERVGKEALKLLPKDHTIMFSLANVLGKQQKYKESESFFLNSLKINPNAASCHGNLAVLYHRWGKLDFAKKHYELSLELDPNAAGTRENYSMLRRKLHQQHKTTV
- the tmtc4 gene encoding protein O-mannosyl-transferase TMTC4 isoform X3, with protein sequence MALPEVHWERHVLLPAASPCHSRIVVGMAALLCFINSYDGDFVFDDSEAIINNKDLKPETPLNNIWGNDFWGTNLSSNTSHKSYRPLTVLTFRLNYLLAGGLHPVGFHVLNIALHSVISVLMIDVFAILMGGTVSQAPKSSFLAALLFAVHPVHTESVAGIVGRADLLCALFFQLSFLTYCRAFQRGNHKGEIFSARWVIISLMLCAVAMLCKEQGITVLGVNAAFDILLICNINILELSKRVILKGKLAEVTVFFKRGFLTRVALLTFGGGLLLYTRWRIMGTGPPAFTEVDNPASFQENVFLRQAINYHYYYFLNTWLLLCPWWLCFDWSMGCVPLIESALDWRVMWPILLWGGLGSLTIQALCSADGHRRRVLTLGLVLLVVPFLPASNLFFRVGFVIAERVLYLSTAGYCLIVTYGVGVVCSLRRDRQKPLRLALLALLCTNMARCAFRSHQWRSEQSLFSSALSVCPFNAKVHYNVGKNLADRGNQSAAIRYYREAVRLHPKYVHAMNNLGNILKERNELLEAEELLAKAVHIQPDFAAAWMNLGIVQNSLKRFDDAEQSYWNAIKFRRKYPDCYYNLGRLYADLNRHLDALNAWRNATMLKPDHSLAWNNMVILLDNTGNLAQAERVGKEALKLLPKDHTIMFSLANVLGKQQKYKESESFFLNSLKINPNAASCHGNLAVLYHRWGKLDFAKKHYELSLELDPNAAGTRENYSMLRRKLHQQHKTTV
- the tmtc4 gene encoding protein O-mannosyl-transferase TMTC4 isoform X1, which translates into the protein MALPEVHWERHVLLPAASPCHSRIVVGMAALLCFINSYDGDFVFDDSEAIINNKDLKPETPLNNIWGNDFWGTNLSSNTSHKSYRPLTVLTFRLNYLLAGGLHPVGFHVLNIALHSVISVLMIDVFAILMGGTVSQAPKSSFLAALLFAVHPVHTESVAGIVGRADLLCALFFQLSFLTYCRAFQRGNHKGEIFSARWVIISLMLCAVAMLCKEQGITVLGVNAAFDILLICNINILELSKRVILKGKLAEVTVFFKRGFLTRVALLTFGGGLLLYTRWRIMGTGPPAFTEVDNPASFQENVFLRQAINYHYYYFLNTWLLLCPWWLCFDWSMGCVPLIESALDWRVMWPILLWGGLGSLTIQALCSADGHRRRVLTLGLVLLVVPFLPASNLFFRVGFVIAERVLYLSTAGYCLIVTYGVGVVCSLRRDRQQKPLRLALLALLCTNMARCAFRSHQWRSEQSLFSSALSVCPFNAKVHYNVGKNLADRGNQSAAIRYYREAVRLHPKYVHAMNNLGNILKERNELLEAEELLAKAVHIQPDFAAAWMNLGIVQNSLKRFDDAEQSYWNAIKFRRKYPDCYYNLGRLYADLNRHLDALNAWRNATMLKPDHSLAWNNMVILLDNTGNLAQAERVGKEALKLLPKDHTIMFSLANVLGKQQKYKESESFFLNSLKINPNAASCHGNLAVLYHRWGKLDFAKKHYELSLELDPNAAGTRENYSMLRRKLHQQHKTTV